Proteins from a single region of Budorcas taxicolor isolate Tak-1 chromosome 11, Takin1.1, whole genome shotgun sequence:
- the LOC128055604 gene encoding butyrophilin subfamily 1 member A1-like, whose product MGKRGSSKINTTKEVSSKNVGKAQDLQKEIDRRKAQFKLGWRESTLYPDWRKEEFQTVNVTLDEATAHPRLLLTEDGRGVTLQEIQQDLPSSTQRFVSIPCVLGQLQICSGRYYWEVEVGDLHSWDLGVCRDNVSRKGTFQMSPQNGFWAIRLYQEDCWALTISETHLTLREKPLSVGIFLDYEAGDVSFYNMTDESHIFTFSKQTFYGVLRPFFRLWSPDSGPLTIVQVE is encoded by the exons aagatCTTCAGAAAGAAATTG ATAGGAGGAAAGCTCAGTTCAAATTAG GCTGGAGGGAGTCAACATTATACCCTG ATTGGAGGAAAGAAGAGTTCCAAACTG TAAATGTGACTCTTGATGAAGCCACTGCTCATCCCAGACTCCTCCTAACTGAAGACGGGAGAGGAGTAACCTTGCAGGAAATACAGCAAGATCTACCCAGCTCCACACAGAGATTTGTCTCCATTCCCTGTGTGCTGGGTCAGCTACAAATCTGTTCGGGGAGATACTACTGGGAGGTGGAAGTTGGGGACCTGCATTCCTGGGACCTGGGAGTTTGTAGGGATAATGTATCAAGGAAGGGGACTTTCCAAATGTCCCCACAGAATGGTTTCTGGGCCATTAGGCTCTACCAGGAGGATTGCTGGGCCCTTACCATCTCAGAAACTCATCTTACTCTAAGAGAAAAACCCCTTAGTGTGGGGATATTCCTGGATTATGAGGCTGGAGATGTATCTTTCTATAATATGACAGATGAATCCcacattttcacattttccaaACAGACATTTTATGGTGTCCTAAGACCATTTTTCAGACTTTGGTCCCCTGACTCTGGCCCCTTGACCATTGTCCAGGTGGAGTAG